The Arachis hypogaea cultivar Tifrunner chromosome 19, arahy.Tifrunner.gnm2.J5K5, whole genome shotgun sequence genome has a window encoding:
- the LOC112775690 gene encoding peptidyl-prolyl cis-trans isomerase FKBP62 translates to MDEDLDLPTAEPMNDDFDFAGGGGVGMDDDFPVLKVGEEKEIGKLGLKKKLLKEGEGWENPEAGDEVQVHYTGTLLDGTKFDSSRDRGAPFTFTLGQGQVIKGWDEGIRSMKKGENALFTIPPELAYGESGSPPTIPPKATLQFDVELLSWTSVKDICKDGGLFKKILVEGEKWENPKDPDEVLVNYEARLEDGTLVKKSDGVEFTVEDGHFCPALSKAIKTMKKGQKVILTVKPQYGFGEKGKPAHGDEGAVPPNATLLITLELVSWKTVTNVTDDKKVMKKILTEGEGYERPNEGSIVKLKLTGKLHDGTIFVKKGHDGEGELLEFKTDEEQVIEGLDKAMLTMKKGEVALLTIAPEYAFGSSESKQELAVVPPDSTVYYEVELVSFVKDKESWDMETPEKIEAAGKKKEEGNALFRAGKYAKASKRYEKAIKFVEYDTNFSIEEKKSAKDLKIACNLNDAACKLKLKDYKQAEKLCTKVLDLESTNVKALYRRAQAYIQLADLDLAEFDIKKALEIDPNNRDVKLEYRILKEKMKEYNKKEAKFYGNMFSKMTKLDKPASTDSQPMSIDNKA, encoded by the exons ATGGACGAAGATCTCGACTTGCCGACGGCGGAGCCTATGAACGACGACTTCGACTTCGCCGGCGGCGGCGGCGTTGGAATGGACGACGATTTCCCCGTTCTCAAGGTCGGAGAGGAGAAGGAAATTGGCAAGCTTGGATTGAAGAAGAAGCTCCTTAAAGAAGGTGAAGGATGGGAGAATCCTGAAGCCGGTGATGAAGTCCAAG TTCACTATACCGGGACTCTGCTTGATGGCACCAAGTTTGATTCCAGCAGAGATAGGGGAGCCCCTTTCACGTTCACACTTGGACAAG GGCAAGTAATTAAAGGATGGGATGAAGGTATTAGAAGCATGAAGAAAGGTGAAAATGCCCTTTTCACCATCCCACCTGAGCTAGCTTATGGTGAATCCGGTTCTCCTCCCACAATTCCGCCCAAAGCAACTCTTCAATTTGATGTTGAGCTGTTGTCTTGGACTAGTGTGAAGGACATAtgtaaggatggtggtttgtTTAAGAAGATACTTGTTGAGGGAGAGAAATGGGAGAACCCTAAGGATCCTGATGAAGTTCTGG TTAATTATGAGGCACGCCTTGAAGATGGAACACTTGTAAAGAAATCTGATGGGGTAGAGTTCACAGTAGAAGACG GTCACTTTTGCCCTGCATTGTCAAAGGCCATCAAAACAATGAAGAAGGGGCAAAAAGTAATTTTGACTGTAAAGCCACAAT ATGGATTTGGCGAGAAGGGTAAGCCAGCCCATGGTGATGAAGGTGCAGTTCCACCAAATGCAACATTGCTGATTACTCTTGAGTTAGTCTCTTGGAAGACAGTGACCAATGTAACTGATGACAAGAAGGTCATGAAAAAGATCCTTACTGAAGGAGAAGGATATGAGCGTCCCAATGAGGGATCCATTGTGAAAT TGAAACTTACTGGTAAGCTGCACGATGGCACTATTTTTGTGAAGAAGGGCCATGATGGTGAAGGGGAACTACTTGAATTCAAAACAGATGAGG AGCAAGTAATTGAGGGGCTTGATAAGGCCATGTTGACGATGAAGAAGGGCGAGGTAGCACTGTTGACTATTGCTCCTGAGTATGCGTTTGGTTCATCAGAATCCAAGCAAGAATTGGCAGTTGTTCCACCTGACTCCACTGTGTATTATGAGGTTGAATTAGTATCTTTTGTGAAG GATAAGGAATCTTGGGACATGGAAACTCCAGAGAAAATTGAAGCTGCTggtaagaagaaagaagaagggaatGCACTGTTTAGAGCTGGTAAATATGCAAAAGCTTCTAAAAGATATGAGAAG GCTATTAAGTTCGTAGAATATGATACCAACTTCAGCATTGAAGAGAAGAAGAGTGCCAAGGACTTGAAGATTGCTTGCAACTTGAATGATGCAGCTTGCAAGTTGAAGTTGAAAGATTATAAACAAGCAGAGAAATTGTGTACAAAG GTTTTGGACCTTGAGAGCACAAATGTGAAAGCACTCTATAGAAGAGCACAAGCATATATCCAGTTAGCTGACTTGGATTTGGCAGAATTTGATATCAAGAAAGCACTTGAGATTGACCCTAATAACAG GGATGTTAAGCTAGAGTACAGGATTttgaaggaaaagatgaaggagtACAACAAAAAAGAGGCAAAATTTTATGGAAATATGTTCAGCAAAATGACCAAGTTAGAC AAACCTGCCTCCACGGATTCACAACCCATGAGCATTGACAACAAGGCATAA